A single window of Gehongia tenuis DNA harbors:
- a CDS encoding Lrp/AsnC family transcriptional regulator, translating to MDAIDYDILALLVQNGRMPLKQLAQEVCLSSPAAAARVARLEKEGVITGYHASVDLQKLDYPVKAFINLRVRPDQKPEFYPFIEACPNVLECCCVTGHYSMLIKVAFPSTQELDAFIGILQRFGDTETQIVFSTAVEPRELAKPAHELSN from the coding sequence ATGGACGCCATTGATTATGATATTTTAGCATTGTTGGTACAAAATGGGCGCATGCCCTTGAAGCAGTTGGCCCAGGAGGTTTGCCTGTCCTCACCGGCCGCGGCGGCACGGGTCGCACGGCTGGAGAAGGAGGGAGTGATCACCGGCTACCATGCCTCGGTGGATTTGCAGAAGCTGGATTATCCGGTCAAGGCCTTCATCAACCTCAGAGTGCGGCCTGATCAGAAGCCAGAATTTTATCCTTTCATTGAAGCCTGTCCCAATGTGCTGGAATGCTGCTGTGTGACGGGACACTATTCCATGCTGATCAAGGTGGCCTTTCCGAGCACCCAGGAGCTGGACGCCTTTATTGGTATTCTTCAGCGCTTTGGGGACACGGAGACGCAGATCGTTTTTTCAACAGCGGTGGAGCCGCGGGAGCTGGCAAAACCGGCTCATGAGCTGTCCAATTAA
- a CDS encoding MBL fold metallo-hydrolase, which yields MTVKTYMTTMPNKSGAFLLASRIIWKQGGNIVRVSYNKAVDMHALFLDIRAEEAAHAAIERELRAVGYLSKAACDARVVMVELTIPDVPGAVLPALKVLDRYDINISYINSEENGTGVQHFQMGLLIENPEVIKMLLDDLGELYPIDILEYDDAKIPLDNTIFYIRLASEMRTLFDLPPAETQAFIAEANRILQLLQKSGENPGKVFEYIRRFAHFIADHRGRAFQPEIERIHLSPKVTLHSIQPPCGSNTYVLETDNELVLIDTGYARFWPEMQEIFHTLFDNFENRLSRIYITHPDVDHCGLLSILPAPIHINEKSARFFRRQRQGQPDYREAKGFCYGYTKLNRIISGYAPPPEERMVLMDQNTPEEHGELYPLGSFAVGDLIFDVLEGSGGHVYGEMIFWEREGRAIFTGDNLVNIQGFSPEQAEFNALAPYLMTSVNVDSQKATAIRRELITRITAMEIRTGKSCFICGGHGPLSFLKEGKPVKLG from the coding sequence ATGACCGTCAAAACTTACATGACCACCATGCCCAACAAATCCGGCGCCTTTCTGCTCGCGTCCAGGATCATTTGGAAACAGGGCGGGAACATCGTTCGGGTGAGCTACAACAAGGCCGTGGACATGCATGCTCTTTTCCTGGATATCCGGGCGGAGGAAGCCGCCCACGCGGCCATCGAACGGGAGCTGAGAGCCGTTGGATATTTGAGTAAAGCCGCTTGTGATGCGCGGGTGGTGATGGTGGAGCTGACTATCCCCGACGTGCCCGGCGCCGTGCTGCCCGCCCTCAAGGTGCTGGATCGTTACGACATCAATATCTCCTACATCAATTCCGAGGAAAACGGGACGGGCGTTCAGCATTTCCAAATGGGCCTTCTCATTGAAAATCCGGAGGTCATCAAAATGCTGCTGGACGATCTGGGCGAACTTTACCCCATCGATATCCTGGAATACGATGATGCAAAAATCCCACTGGACAACACCATCTTCTACATCCGGCTCGCCAGCGAAATGCGCACTCTTTTCGATCTTCCCCCCGCGGAGACCCAGGCATTCATCGCTGAAGCCAACCGTATTTTACAGCTGCTGCAAAAATCCGGTGAGAATCCTGGCAAGGTATTTGAATACATCCGCCGTTTTGCCCATTTCATAGCCGATCACCGCGGCCGTGCCTTTCAGCCTGAGATTGAGCGTATTCATCTTTCGCCCAAAGTCACCCTCCACAGCATCCAGCCGCCCTGCGGCAGCAATACCTATGTGCTGGAAACGGACAATGAGCTCGTGCTCATCGATACCGGCTATGCCCGCTTTTGGCCGGAAATGCAGGAGATCTTCCACACCCTTTTCGATAATTTTGAAAATCGGCTCTCACGCATTTATATCACCCATCCCGATGTGGACCACTGCGGACTTTTATCCATTCTGCCGGCACCCATTCATATCAATGAAAAAAGCGCCCGATTCTTCAGGCGCCAACGGCAGGGTCAACCCGATTACCGGGAGGCGAAAGGGTTTTGTTATGGATACACCAAACTGAACCGCATCATCTCCGGCTATGCTCCGCCGCCGGAGGAAAGAATGGTGCTGATGGATCAAAACACTCCGGAAGAGCACGGGGAACTCTATCCCCTTGGAAGTTTTGCCGTAGGAGATCTCATCTTCGACGTCCTTGAGGGCAGCGGCGGTCACGTTTATGGAGAAATGATCTTTTGGGAGCGGGAGGGCCGTGCCATTTTCACCGGAGACAATCTTGTAAATATCCAAGGGTTTTCCCCGGAACAGGCCGAATTTAACGCTCTTGCCCCCTATCTGATGACCAGTGTCAACGTGGATTCCCAAAAGGCCACCGCCATCCGCAGGGAGCTCATAACCCGCATCACCGCAATGGAGATTCGGACGGGAAAATCCTGCTTCATCTGCGGCGGGCATGGCCCGCTCTCCTTCCTGAAAGAAGGAAAACCGGTCAAGCTGGGTTAA
- the spoVT gene encoding stage V sporulation protein T encodes MKATGIVRRIDELGRVVIPKEIRRTLRIREGDPLEIFTDRDGEVILKKYSPIGELADFAKEYTASLYQAMGHIAVITDKDVVIAVSGAPKRELWDKAISTDLEQIMEGRKSIVVNRNEGTFHDITSDEDENAAYQGEVIVPIIAEGEAIGSVVLLTKDSGTKLGSMEQKVAETAAGFMGRQMES; translated from the coding sequence TTGAAAGCAACAGGAATTGTACGCAGAATCGATGAACTGGGCCGGGTGGTGATTCCCAAGGAGATCCGCCGCACCCTGCGCATTCGCGAGGGCGACCCGCTGGAGATCTTCACCGATCGGGACGGCGAGGTTATTTTAAAGAAGTACTCGCCCATTGGGGAATTGGCTGATTTCGCCAAGGAGTACACGGCGTCGCTGTACCAGGCGATGGGGCATATTGCCGTCATTACCGACAAGGACGTGGTTATCGCCGTTTCCGGCGCCCCCAAACGGGAGCTTTGGGACAAAGCCATCTCCACCGATCTTGAACAGATCATGGAGGGCCGCAAAAGCATCGTTGTCAACCGCAACGAAGGTACTTTTCATGACATTACCAGCGATGAGGACGAGAACGCGGCTTACCAGGGTGAAGTGATCGTGCCCATCATCGCCGAGGGCGAAGCCATCGGTTCGGTCGTCCTTTTGACGAAGGATTCCGGCACCAAGCTGGGCAGCATGGAGCAGAAGGTGGCGGAGACAGCCGCGGGTTTTATGGGCCGTCAAATGGAGAGCTGA
- a CDS encoding putative polysaccharide biosynthesis protein, translating to MSKKSFVRGAAVLAVAGIICKFIGMFYRIPMTQILGNYGMGVYQHATPIYAILLGLSSSGIPTAIAFLVAEHLTKDDERGAWRVFRISFHLLFWIGVITTVLLVVFRNTIATIYKDPDVVLSLITLAPSLFFVSLISAYRGYFQGRQHMAPTAISQLVEQVVKLGMGMVLATAWQTKGVEYGVAGAFVGVTLSEVVALLYLMLVQAKQRHSIIHELAKPMPRRSQESTKSIAIRLAKLAIPATVASVIMPLVTMIDGGIVANRLVNLLGYSAEQATTLNGLMGNKVNVLVNIPAVVTTSLSMSLVPAISAYRAQGNIKGIRRNAIQGVRLAMMISLPVAMGFFVLAEPIMLLLFGASDPVMDQTAANLLKIMSLGTIFLALLHTMTGFLQGLGRVRVPLRNLLMGGIVKVILSFILIGIPQINILGAAISSTACYGVAGLLNVYAVKSATRTRFRLKRVLLRPLLASAGMGLVVWLCHKLLVGSLGNAVATSAAICVGIVVYGFLLLVTGGVNRRDLKAMPGGGKLARVLEKTHLLRKE from the coding sequence ATGAGTAAAAAGTCCTTTGTCCGAGGCGCCGCCGTTTTGGCCGTCGCGGGCATCATCTGCAAGTTCATCGGCATGTTCTACCGCATACCCATGACCCAGATTCTGGGCAACTACGGCATGGGAGTTTATCAGCATGCCACGCCCATCTATGCTATCTTGCTGGGTCTTTCCTCCAGCGGTATTCCTACCGCCATCGCCTTTTTGGTGGCGGAGCATCTCACCAAGGATGATGAGCGGGGCGCCTGGCGCGTCTTCCGGATTTCTTTCCATCTGCTTTTCTGGATCGGTGTGATCACCACCGTACTGCTCGTGGTCTTCCGAAACACCATTGCCACCATCTACAAGGACCCGGATGTGGTCCTTTCGCTGATCACTTTAGCACCGTCTTTGTTTTTTGTATCCCTCATCTCGGCCTACCGAGGCTATTTTCAAGGCCGGCAGCACATGGCGCCCACGGCCATCTCCCAGCTGGTGGAGCAGGTGGTCAAGCTGGGCATGGGCATGGTGCTCGCCACGGCCTGGCAGACGAAGGGTGTGGAGTACGGTGTGGCCGGCGCCTTTGTGGGCGTCACCCTGAGCGAGGTGGTGGCTCTTTTATATCTTATGCTGGTACAAGCTAAGCAGCGCCATTCCATCATTCATGAACTGGCCAAGCCCATGCCAAGAAGGAGTCAGGAATCCACCAAAAGCATCGCTATCCGGCTGGCCAAATTGGCCATACCGGCCACTGTGGCCAGTGTGATCATGCCGCTGGTGACCATGATCGACGGGGGTATCGTGGCCAACCGCCTGGTGAATCTTTTGGGCTACAGCGCCGAACAGGCTACCACGCTGAACGGGCTGATGGGCAACAAGGTCAATGTTTTGGTGAACATCCCCGCTGTGGTGACCACCTCGCTCTCCATGAGCCTTGTTCCCGCGATTTCCGCATACCGGGCCCAGGGCAACATTAAGGGTATTCGGCGCAACGCCATTCAGGGTGTGCGCCTTGCGATGATGATCTCTTTGCCGGTAGCCATGGGATTTTTCGTGCTGGCGGAGCCCATCATGCTGCTGCTGTTTGGTGCCAGTGATCCGGTGATGGATCAAACGGCGGCCAATCTTCTTAAGATCATGTCTCTAGGCACCATTTTCTTGGCGCTGCTTCATACGATGACCGGTTTTCTGCAGGGCCTGGGCAGGGTGAGAGTGCCCCTAAGGAATCTGTTGATGGGAGGCATCGTCAAGGTCATTTTAAGCTTTATTTTAATTGGCATTCCGCAGATCAATATTTTGGGCGCTGCTATCAGTTCCACGGCATGCTATGGTGTAGCCGGTCTTTTGAACGTGTATGCCGTAAAAAGTGCAACCCGCACCCGTTTTCGGCTGAAGCGAGTGCTGCTGAGACCGCTGTTGGCTTCCGCGGGTATGGGGCTGGTGGTGTGGTTATGCCATAAGCTTTTGGTTGGCTCCTTGGGGAACGCTGTTGCCACGTCTGCGGCTATCTGTGTGGGCATCGTTGTCTATGGTTTTTTGCTGCTGGTCACCGGTGGTGTGAATCGCAGAGATTTGAAAGCCATGCCCGGCGGCGGCAAGCTGGCGAGGGTTCTGGAAAAGACCCATCTATTGCGTAAAGAATAA